The sequence CCCTATGGGCAATTCTTTTATTCCCAGAAGACCGAATCATTCGGAGCCGGCGCGTATTTCATGTTCTAGGCTGTTGCGAAGGGGGAAGAATCAGTCCATGTTGTATCTGCAAGTCCTGAGTAAGGCCTATGAATAAAAAAGTCTCTTTCTCAATTTGGTACATCCTCCTTGCCATGATGGCGGTGGTGCTCGTGCATGACTTTATTCAGGCTCTGAACCAGGTCGAAGAGCTGCCCTACAGTGAATTCAAGCGGCTGGTAGCGGTGGACAAGGTCGCAGAAGTCTCCGTGACCAGCCACGTAGTGACCGGAACATTGAAGCCTGAAGGAGATTCGAAAGAACCCAAAGCCTTTGCGACTGTACGGGTCGAAGACCCAGACCTCGTGCGTGAACTCAATCAACACGGAGTCACCTTCTCCGGCGTCATTGAATCCACGTTTTGGCGTGATCTTCTCTCATGGGTCGTCCCGGTCGCTCTCTTCGTCGGCATCTGGTTCTTCATCTTTCGACGATTAGGACAGGCGCAGGGCGGCTTCATGCAAGTCGGGCAGTCCAAAGCAAAGATCTACGTGGAGAAGGACATTAAGGTGACGTTCGCGGATGTTGCCGGCGTGGACGAGGCCAAAGAAGAGCTGCGTGAGGTGATCGAGTTCCTCAAGACGCCGGAGAAGTTCACCAAGCTCGGCGGTAAGATTCCCAAGGGGATCCTGCTTGTTGGACCTCCGGGGACCGGGAAGACGTTGCTGGCCCGTGCTGTGGCCGGTGAGGCCGGCGTGACGTTCTTCAGCATCAGCGGCTCAGAATTTGTTGAGATGTTCGTGGGAGTGGGTGCCGCAAGGGTTCGCGATTTGTTCGAACAGGCGAAAGGCAAGGCTCCCTGCATCATTTTCATCGATGAATTAGATGCGCTCGGAAAAGCCCGTGGCGCGGGGCCCATGGGGCATGAGGAGCGGGAGCAAACGCTCAATCAGTTGCTGGTCGAAATGGATGGCTTCGACCCTCGGATCGGCGTCATTCTCATGGCCGCGACGAATCGCCCTGAGATTCTTGATCCTGCCTTGTTGCGGGCCGGCCGTTTCGACCGTCATGTGGTCGTTGACCGCCCGGACAAAATCGGTCGCCTGGCCATTCTTCGTGTGCATGCCAAACAAGTCACGCTGGGTCCGGACGCGGATCTCGAGAACATTGCCGCGATGACTCCCGGATTCTCCGGAGCCGATTTGGCCAACATCATCAACGAGGCGGCGTTACTGGCTGTGCGTCGTGGCAAGGATGAGGTCGGTTTTTCAGAATTGCAGGAGGCGGTCGAGCGAGTCATTGCCGGTTTGGAGAAGAAGAATCGTGTCCTGAATAAGATGGAGAAGGAACGAGTGGCCTACCATGAAACGGGCCATGCCCTCGTCGCCATGTCCTTGCCGGGGATGGATCAAGTGCAGAAAATCTCGATCATTCCGCGCGGCGTAGCGGCACTTGGCTACACATTGCAGCTTCCGACGGAAGACCGGTTTCTCATGACGAAATCTGAATTGGAGAATAAAGTTGCAGTATTACTCGGTGGACGGATCGCCGAGGAAACTATTTTCGGCGAAGCTTCAACGGGAGCGCAGAACGACCTCCTCAAGGCCACCGACATCGCAAAAAGCATGGTGAAGGCCTATGGGATGAGCGAAAAACTCGGCACCATCACGTTGGAGCGAGAACGGCAACCACAATTTCTTCAACTTCCTATCGCGTCCGAGAAAGGCGACTATTCCGAAGAGACCGCCCGTGAAATCGATTGCGAAGTACGACGGATCGTTGACGAACAGTACGGGCGAGTGAAGAAAATGTTGGAAGAAAGGAAAGCCGCACTCCAGCAGGGCGCCAAGCTATTGCTGGAACGTGAGGTCATGACCGGGGCTGAACTGAGGGCGATTCTAGATGGCACGTAGACCGCACTCGGAGATCTGTTTATGGTTTTCTGACAGGGCTCGGACAGATGTGATGCTCTGCCTTATGAGGCGTCCGATCAGCCGACGACGTGGGACCGATGGAACAACAGGCAACCATCTCGGTTGAGGATAATGTGATCCGCTGCCGCGGCGCGTGGATTCTTCCAAACCTGCCTCAGTTGGAGCGAGGAAGTCGAGCGCTTCGATGGCCAGATATGTCCTCCGTTCTCTACGACGTCGGTGGAGTGACCGCCATGGATACGGGTGGTGCACTGATGCTGCAGCGTTGCATCGACGGCGTGCGTCGCAAAGGTCAACAGACGTCTCTCCAAGGGCTCAAGCCGGAATTCGTCGATCTGCTTCAGAGGGTAGAAACTGACCGACATCGACCTGAACGTGGTGCCGCTGTCTTAGGAGCAGGATGGGGTGAGAGTCTGGCACGTGCGCTACAGTCTCGGCAACTGTCTGCGATTCGCGCCCTTGCCTTTCTCGGAGAGAGCACCATCGCGTTCGGCCGATCCCTGATGCGGCCGCGTTCCATCCGATGGCGGGCGCTCCTTCGGATCGTGGAACTGGATGGTGTGCGGGCTCTGCCGATCACCGGCCTACTGACGTTTCTCGTCGGAGTCGTCATTGCGTATCAAGGAGCGGAACAGCTACGCAAGTTCGGCACGAACATTTTCATCGTGGATCTGGTCGGCATCTCTCTGTTGCGTGAAATCGCACCGTTGATCGTGGCAATTCTCATCGCCGGACGATCCGGATCGGCCTATGCGGCTGAGATCGGCACCATGAAGGTCACAGAAGAATTAGACGCGGTGCGCACGTTGGGCATCTCGCCCATGAACTTGCTCGTGCTCCCGCGAGCGCTTGGCCTCATCATTGCTCTTCCCCTGTTGACGGTGTACGCAGATGTCGTGGGGGTATTCGGCGGCATGCTGATCGCCTTGGGAGAGCTCAACGTGAGCTTTGTCGAGTTTATCGCTCGATTCGAGGAAGCGGTGCCTGTGCGACACTTTCTGATCGGACTGGGAAAGGCTCCGATCTTCGCGGCGATCATCGCGTTGGTCGGCTGCTACCAAGGATTTCAGATTCGTGGTGGCGTTGACGATGTCGGCCGACACACCACCATCAGTGTCGTACAGGGGATTTTCCTCGTGATTGTGTTCGATGCGCTCTGCAGCATTTTGCTCAATTGGTGGGACCTCTAGTGTGTTGCGCAGCTTGCGTGAAGGGCAGTTGCTGATGTCGTCGGCCACGAATCTTCAGACGCCGGTGATAGAAGTACGACACGTCGCCACGAAGTTTGGACAAGCCGTCGTGCACGAGGATGTCAGCTTGTCCATCAACCCTGGAGAAATTTTCGCGATTGCGGGAGGCAATGGGTGCGGCAAGACCACATTGTTGCGCGAGATCATCGGTCTGATCGTGCCATCGGCCGGGACCATACGGTTGTTTGGCATAGACAGCCGACGATTGGAGGCGGGTGATGGCCATCCGGTCCACCGACGGTTCGGTGTGATGTTCCAGCATGGCGCACTGTTCAGTTCTTTCACGCTGGCTGAAAATGTCGCCGTCCCTCTGCGTGAGCATACGACATTGAGCGCCGACCTGATTCGAGATATCGTGGCCGCCAAAATTGCGATGGTGGGAT is a genomic window of Candidatus Nitrospira kreftii containing:
- a CDS encoding ATP-dependent zinc metalloprotease FtsH, which codes for MNKKVSFSIWYILLAMMAVVLVHDFIQALNQVEELPYSEFKRLVAVDKVAEVSVTSHVVTGTLKPEGDSKEPKAFATVRVEDPDLVRELNQHGVTFSGVIESTFWRDLLSWVVPVALFVGIWFFIFRRLGQAQGGFMQVGQSKAKIYVEKDIKVTFADVAGVDEAKEELREVIEFLKTPEKFTKLGGKIPKGILLVGPPGTGKTLLARAVAGEAGVTFFSISGSEFVEMFVGVGAARVRDLFEQAKGKAPCIIFIDELDALGKARGAGPMGHEEREQTLNQLLVEMDGFDPRIGVILMAATNRPEILDPALLRAGRFDRHVVVDRPDKIGRLAILRVHAKQVTLGPDADLENIAAMTPGFSGADLANIINEAALLAVRRGKDEVGFSELQEAVERVIAGLEKKNRVLNKMEKERVAYHETGHALVAMSLPGMDQVQKISIIPRGVAALGYTLQLPTEDRFLMTKSELENKVAVLLGGRIAEETIFGEASTGAQNDLLKATDIAKSMVKAYGMSEKLGTITLERERQPQFLQLPIASEKGDYSEETAREIDCEVRRIVDEQYGRVKKMLEERKAALQQGAKLLLEREVMTGAELRAILDGT
- a CDS encoding putative ABC-type transport system, permease component — encoded protein: MEQQATISVEDNVIRCRGAWILPNLPQLERGSRALRWPDMSSVLYDVGGVTAMDTGGALMLQRCIDGVRRKGQQTSLQGLKPEFVDLLQRVETDRHRPERGAAVLGAGWGESLARALQSRQLSAIRALAFLGESTIAFGRSLMRPRSIRWRALLRIVELDGVRALPITGLLTFLVGVVIAYQGAEQLRKFGTNIFIVDLVGISLLREIAPLIVAILIAGRSGSAYAAEIGTMKVTEELDAVRTLGISPMNLLVLPRALGLIIALPLLTVYADVVGVFGGMLIALGELNVSFVEFIARFEEAVPVRHFLIGLGKAPIFAAIIALVGCYQGFQIRGGVDDVGRHTTISVVQGIFLVIVFDALCSILLNWWDL
- a CDS encoding ABC transporter ATP-binding protein — encoded protein: MRSAAFCSIGGTSSVLRSLREGQLLMSSATNLQTPVIEVRHVATKFGQAVVHEDVSLSINPGEIFAIAGGNGCGKTTLLREIIGLIVPSAGTIRLFGIDSRRLEAGDGHPVHRRFGVMFQHGALFSSFTLAENVAVPLREHTTLSADLIRDIVAAKIAMVGLPPDSAAKYPNELSGGMRRRAALARAIVMDPELLFLDEPTAGLDPIIAAGFDDLVLSLKSLLGLTVVMVTHDLDSLWRIANRVAVLGRGKVLGVGTMQELSQSDDPVIREYFQGPRGRAASEQAAWNTRDHRASTTDPA